CTTCCACTGTAGTCACTACCTACAGTTTCTAACACACCTGATTATGTTCAActggggtcattccacgtcaattcaaccagggcccacgcacttaggtttcaaaaaattctgaaaaaattaccaggtgtatgttacccaggagacacactgtaaaattactcttatgtaagatcaatactttccaagatacagccagttttacagggggaggggggtgtcgattttgttcggcctctttttttttgtcaaagttcacaagcccacagcgcaagaactaaaccatgcaagaggctcaaattttgcatgctggtacataaataggaatagtatgtagcaaaatcgtcatgtTTCCAAcatggtctggataatcctgcatgggcATAGCTctctcaaagttgatacaaattttattggagtttttggctgggctctgtttaaaccttcagaagacatatttgtactcaacataggctcttgatttattttccttactgagataagtagaaacactctcacaaaaaacaatgaacagaaaataaattccttcagcagactttacaagtctaaaaaatcattttggttctcattttcagagcacccaaacaccttgtgggaatatacaaagattttttaaatatttttttctttattctctatgatcttttcttttcaaaaacaccaatttgacttgtcttatgcaaatctttctttttcactttccaccctgaacatgggcaaaatgcaccattgacatcaatatgttttgtatagagctaccacaggttactctatacaaccacaggtggcagtgtggtgactatataaaacatattgatgttgGTAAGCATggtgggagaagagagaaaaattaTACACCAGCCTAAAGTTGAGGTAGATGTCTGTGACTCAAAATATTCACTTAGTTTCTCAAAAACATTTGAAGAGAAACCCTACCCTTTGTTAATGTACAAAGGACAAGGACAGTTAATGGAGGGCTAGCAGCTATAGCCTTATCCTTGCCCATAATCACAAAGCATAAACAGGTGTTTCCCTGCCAGGCATGCTAAAGGTATGAGAAAAGTGATGACAGCTACTCACGTCATTGTTCTCACAAACATTCACATTGTCAGCCATTGGTGCACTGCATAGATTCTGGCCCACATAGACAAACTCCTTCCCTGGAGAAAAAGCAGAGTGGCAAAAGAAAATATTATGATTTTCATTTGTATGTATGACAATAGCGATCTAGCCAAGCCGTGTTAACCTTATTATTTACCTGGGCAACTGCCTATAATAGCACACGACAATGACCAAAGTTGAATTCTGATATCATTGGCTCACAGGATTTCACGCTCTAATCCAAATTTACCGCTAACATTTCTAGTAGCTCATCTTAGCTAACATAACTAAAACCTAGCATCAGTTCAACTCAGTCGGTTCGTTGACGTTCAGCAAATTATCTATGGGGTCAACTAAATGAAATGCCCACTGTGACTCTACAGACCATTGCCAGTAACCAAACATTAATATTGGCTCATTCGGCATTGGATACGTCGCTAGCTAGCTATTGTACCAATCAACCACCAAGCTAACGTAGCCAGACACAATAAAATGCTTGCTAGCTTTGGTTGATATCGTATACAATGCAGTAGCTAACAACAGTATGGTGTGGATTTCTGGCTTTACAACTGTGAAATCCGTATTACCTATGTACGTGGGTCTCACACAATGGCAAGCGACACATATCTCAACTTCAGCTTTCGCTAGTCTTTCAGTCAGACCTTGGTAGCGGTACTATCGCCAGTGTATaagctagctagttagcatggctAGCTCTAGCTGTTAACGTTAGCATGTTTATTCTGTCGAATAAGCTGTTTCACTCTTACCCTAGAATCACAGACAAAGAGCCTCGCGAACGGAAGTTTTCTTTTTCGGGTTGTTTTGAATTATCTCCAGGGTGCATTAATGTTAAGATGGTTGAACTTCAGCAATTGTTACCATTTGTTTTACATTAACCAACTCGAGTACACATCTCCCATCCGGCTAATGGACTTCCTCCTCCGCCCACCGTCACCGACCAAGAAACAAAGGTGTGTTCAGTGGGCTGGGTCCAGATCAGAAAACTGGGATAACAGTGTTCTTTATGGGCACTGAAACGTAAAGAAACAAAGCtaaacaaatagcctactttaaataaaataatgtgatATTGCCTACAATATATTTATGCTACAGACCTGAAAGTGTGTAAGTAATTAATTAATTCGATGATCATCAAACAATTTGGCCCTTTAATTCTCACTTGCAGTTTAGTGTCCCTGCTTTATGAGTGTACACTTACACAGTTACAGTTACAAACAGCAATAGCATTTGAACCCTGACCCCCAAAGCATGAAGGCACACAGCGCACTCTCTAGAGTAGAGACAGTGAAACAGCCAACAGCACCTGACTGCATGTTGTGCTGACAACACAGAAGACCAAGGAGATCAGGACAGGACACCATAAGTGGAGCTGTAGTGTGTTTCATGCTACAAGTTCCATGTCTCAGATTATTTCTGGTCTCCAAACTCCTACATTCTTTAGTTCCCAAGGAGCCTTGAGAAAACTCTCAGGACACTGTTTACCACTGTAGACTACTGACAGTATACTCACAAACTGTATGTCGGTCCGGTCTGGAAATAGCATCATGCATTGATGGCTATGCATTGCAGGTGGTAAAAACTGCCCGACATATCACCAGAAATCAAGAACATTTCATTATGCCTACCTTGGTTTCTCTGTCCATAATTGTTATAATTTTAATGGGTTAACATTGTTCACCATAAAGTCTCTGGTGCAGACTAAGGGAACTGGACAATAAAGGGTTTCCACTGCAAGGATGACTTCCTGATGGGTTCTGCATTTGGGACTACATTTTTGAAGGCTGTATAGGCCTATAAGCGGTAGAACTGTTCTGTGTTCTGCAAAAATAAAGGTTGTGCTGTTGGAAAGCCCATATACAGTGAGCAAGTTTCTTCCCCCTCTGTGGCTGGATGCTGCTGAGTTGCTTTAAAACAGCCACGATAACCTCACTGGTCTGGGCACACTTTTATAATTAATTTATATTCACACTTTTtttagtgagctgcctgcaacaacagcggcgctcagggagcagcgaggggttaggtgccttgctcaagggcacttcagccgtgcctactggtcagggttcgaaccggcaaccctccggttacgctaaccagtaggccacggctgccccaacacacccacaccactaAAAAGGGGTGGCATCCTAACATTGTCCCAGGTAACAACCTATCGTggaacattacacacattaacaAGCCAAGAAAACATTCTTAAACAGACATGCTGCAATATTTAGGCCACCTTTTTGTGGGCCTGGTTTTATATACCTAAGCAATCTTATTTTAATTtcctgaatttttttttttacgtccTCTGTTCTTCATATTTTGTTGTGCCAGATCTGTGCCATTTAGTTTCAAGATTCATTTCATAAAATGTATTAAACCAATATTCATTGGTTTATTTGTGaaggtcatattcaaattattTCTTCAGGATTTCATTTTTACTTTCCCATAAGTCTATGTTGCAGATTTTGGTGAAAAGTAGCTCAAAATGCAGCCAAATATTACACAGCTCCCAATTCTCATGCTCTTGAGTCAAGACAATGATTGGCTGGAAATGTTTAAGTAATATCTTGGTAATAGACACTTATTTACAGAGCCAGGAGCAGTATTGATAGAACAGTATTGATTAAGATAGCTTTTAACGGGCTGAAACAGATCAGATGCCCATCTACTCCTGAACAATAGGGGGCAGTATGCCAGTTTGGAGAAAATTGCATTGTTAGGCATAGAAGAAAATCCTCACAGCAGTTTCGGCGCACGacacacacttttttaagaAGAACGCGTATACATTTATTTTCACAATGGTAAGTCACTTGCTTGCAGTAGTATAGTTAAATTAACAATGTATATACCCAATGTATTCGTCAATAGCTAACATTCACATTTAAACGCTTCAAACACGTCGCTATTGCTTAGGCTACCTGCAGTACTTGCTAATTGGTACTTGGCTAGCTGGCTAGGCTACCTTTGCAATGCATCTGTTCCTAGCGTGAATCCAATGTAAACTAAGTTTGCAAGCTTCACTAACAGCCTTTCAACAAGTTAATTTGAAGATGGGACGGAGTCGGTAGACACACCTCCGGTCATAAATCATGTGAATATTGAATATGTTGTCAATTGTGTGACTTGTGTCACTGAGGCAGAAATGTGAAAAACAATTCTAGATTACCGTAACGCAAATCTATGCGGACCACGTTGTTACATCAGTTATTAAGATAGGAAGAGAAGTTCTGTTATTTAGTTATAGTGTTAACTTTGTGAACAGCAGTTCACTAAATTACGATTTGTGTGTATTGACAAGGACTCTGTTTGATGTTATGCACCCTAAATCATTGTGTGACCTTTTTTTTACTGGTATGGAACTAATAAGACCATTGTTATCACCCCGCAGTCACATACCATCCTGTTGGTTCAGCCCACCAAAAGGCCAGAGGGGAGGACATATGCGGACTACGAGTCTGTCAATGAGTGCATGGAAGGTGAGTAAATGTCAGCTTCAGAGTATGCACGTGTTTTATGTTCACATTCTGCTCTGGGGTAAATGTGTTATGCCCTCTTTACAAATGATGGTGTAAATGATGATGTGCACATCTGTGCAGGTGTATGTAAAATGTATGAGGAGCATCTGAAGAGGATGAATCCAAACAGTCCATCAATCACATATGACATCAGTCAACTGTTTGATTTCATTGATGATCTGGCTGACCtcagttgtttggtgtaagtatactctttttgGTTGAAGCATACTTTCAGTGATAATGTGACATGGTGTTAGTTGTATTTTAAAGGCATGTCTAGTCCAATTCACTCAATTGTCCCTGGCCTCTGGTCGTGTTAGGGCAGGGgcgggcaaactttttggctcaagggccacattgggttttgaaaattgcccggcgggccgcacatgacacacacataaaaaaaaaatacattttttatagcctataatttagtatgaaaagtatttgttttaaaatgtgaattgcttaaaaatactgctaattttatgctgtttaacaaatgtataaattgtgcactgttgatttaagacagtcgctttaattcacgtttatttctcaatgatcttctgcctgttccgctatggctagtgctgtacctacggctgggccctctcacagtttttaaatggtcagtagtgggaactactgttgccttcatgatttccttttaaaagttttttaTAAGAAGGCCATATcacttatcaacaatgacaagccagaacctgcggctctctctccctctcgtgagtgcagacgcgttcccaattaaatggatcgcataatgttcacgttagatctgctgcaaaggagataactaagagttaacttagtttaacatgatggtatctctatttaacattatgttttgacattgacattgtaaacgttctctaaggagagtgaaaagcagtttgcagtaaagctaaccaactatcgcagggaaaaaaatagcgagcagcctgataaccaaatgaaatgctcggcgggccggatccggcccgcgggccgcagtttgcccacccctgtgtTAGGGTTTCTGGCATGTAAAATGTGTTATACTTAGTACAACTAAGATAAATGACATCTGCCACATCACTGAAAGGAGATGAAGTCAACGATTTGCACTGATCGCTTTCTCAGCTGGTCTCATAAATCAACAATGAGCACAATAGACTTTGAGGGAAGAAATTATAGATCGGTCCCGCTGTCAAATCATAGAGTGCACGAGTGCTCCTTTGCCGTCTTAAGCCCCCATATGATTATTTAGATTTGAAAAGATAACAGAAACGACACCATTTCTTTAGTATGCTCTACACTCTCTATGTTGTGTTTAACCGCGCGGCTCAGACCTGCACCCGCTCGGACTCGAACTCGCCAACAGCAGTTCCTCGGATCAGAAGTGGAGTGTTCTAGCAAtcaagctaaaagcccaggcagCTAGCTCTCTTGCCAGCATTACTCTTAAGGTGTCAGGAGTGAGATTTTCCAATGTACGTACTGCATAGATATAgaccaggggccgtattcacaaagaatttaaaggctaaaagtagctcctaagtggcgaatttaggagcagctcctaaaaataatgggcgtgtcactcctaactttgggactcctattttttttcactaaaagtaattcacgaagcattttagacctaaaagtagcatccaagtctgggacagcttaaaagaaatcgagaggactcctaactcactaagacatattcacaaacagctttttgtggcatttcacgttgcgatgttttgaaatgcgtatgcggcaacaggagcttccaatcgtgagggaacaatttcgcattgtaggcataaaagggatgcagtAACGCAACCAAAACTGCTccttgtcaacatgtacattaaatgtaacgtttcattgtgaatcaaattaaaatgttctcctctttgcaaacgtagacaTAGTGACAgattaatataataatgttgcaaagatactgcatcaatccgtatgtttcatttggctactaggctatttgttttgccgtactctttattcatttaggctaggcctttttattcagttattcatcatcttccgtccatCGCACTATCtatgtagcgcacgcattctcagacctgtcacctgtcactcatcatcgtaagggaggtgtttggaatcattcctgcgttacaatcagccaatcaaggtggccaCTTCACTCAAGCTTGTGATtgtgagtaatgacgtcatccatagcaacgaagcctcactcctagtttaggagttgttatttttccttactaagagtaggtttgaaaggctttgtgaataacttttaagagaaaagtcctagctaaaatcttttagtgagatttaggagtactcctagtggtaagataaaaggctttgaatacggccccaggtgGCTACCATTACACCTGCTGCTGATGATGAATAGATGATTCCCATCATTTGCGATTATTTTGGTTTATTAGGTCATGATCAATCAGTATTTAGTTGACTCATACTTTACATTACTGTGAATGAATATATTGGATAAACCTTCGCTCAAACAAGTTCCTCTAAAGCTGAGTGCACACCAAGCCGACTTCAAAAGAATTAGCTGCGATGCTGACTGACTGAAGTGCCTTGTGGTTTCAATGTGTGGCAAAAAAGTTGCTTTCCAATACACTGCAAACACTATTGTCCTTGGATAACTAGCATGGAAGTACAAAGTGTGGAAGTGTGGATAAACAAAGCAGTGTTTGCTAACTAttttaacattagcctactcttAGTTTCTACTTCTAATCaagcatacagtatgtttaagcaataagccactcgagtccataggttacactgattctacaacagctaaggggcgttgttaggcacgacgcgctagcggagtcgagtggcttattgcttttctaaaactgttgctataaatacctggcaaagtttcataaagtaaaggcaaagcaacgagaaatgtaacgatttattcatagatagtCATTCTTCCagcaagaaatatatttcctctatctgaatggttgccaagcaacgtcgagacgcagctaacttttgtatcaagttatggtagcgctaccctggaaatcatggagttctcgcgagagcacaatggaattgtctctacgagacactctggcaaagagcaatgatgcacgttactttttccccAACTTTTctgggaaccagctaaactgatgaagacagcgctgcaacgttggaggacggtacacattggtcgtagtgttatcccaTTGCGTTGAAGTCCAAAATCATTcaaagtaaacatggtctagtgttatccaattgcgtgcagtgagatttttaaatgcatgcttgttccCGCCCCTCGAgctgggccattacattgctttttgccagacccttaatctttctagattatcagggtctggattttccaggctatggtagcgcagtaatatagaacggaatgcggtcaaggtgtagcctggcgggccatcctatatcattgaaatgtatagtctggaatcgaaccattcacctcgcttaatccaaggggcgggcagagaattgtctttcaaactgcctaggcatgcaataggccagccttcacgaccatatccgtgatctggtcggcaaaacggcaaatgcatccttctttgaaaggaatgacttaagtgcattgtgttgctcaactttcaaagaaaagcacaagtccaactcctccaaagttgacgccaacgccgattcaaacaaccgctcttagttaagccatagccaccttcctcgttgttcactgtcgcaggactgtcgttatcctgttaagcccgcctctaacaaaatagagctgtgattggatgcGCCCACGGCGCCaaccaatagaaatccctatggtttggtactagacgtacaggctgagcaaattaatttgccgccgctagggtgcgtctagatttctaggctagtcaaggtgtatgtttgtgctggattttgCAACGGCATCAAACATGATTCAGCcgatcacaatcaaggaccggaactatcagttttagaattgATAATATGTTGCTACTGGAATGTCATATGGAGACTGCAGCTGCTAACGCCACAGCACCGCTCACTAGTTCTATTCCAATTGCTTTTTTTAACAGGccatctgtttttttattttttttcctgtcaAAAGTGTTTTTTCAGATACTTTGCCAGAAAGAATGTTGGAACAAATTAATGCTTGGGatttgtgtaaaagtgtgttcGGCATTTGCTGAACAAGCCTTTTGGTCCAacttaccaactttttaaatagTTTACTGCCAATAGTTTActaccaactttttaaattgtttactttaattgttaaattaaatttttaaaTTCGCTTTGGACacaagtgtctgccaaatcccataaccgtAACCATAACTTCTATGAATGAATGTTAACACTCAACACTCTCTGAGTTCATACAGGACTATACCTCTGTCAAATGATACAGTGCATTAGGGCTCTCTTATAGCCTTGTTGACACcaattgagagtgggtctgaaAAAGGTTCATTGAAGTATgacttccagcaggggcgtaactagcagtgaaaatAAACTAAGGTTTAAacgcagttgtttactcaattccaaagaaatacaaaGGTACAAAGGGAATCCCTGAAGTGTACAAAAAGGTAAACAGCTGCCATATAACAGACATttattccctcacgggatcaaaagcgtatatatacttatactttgggtcattccgtgtcaaaatTAGATAAGGTTCTTTCTGCGCTGTCACAGATTACTTATGaaaattacttcagttttgcaGCCAGTTTTGGTGCAGGGATTCCAGATTTAGTAAAAATTGAGACAAGGCTGAGTTCGCCTTCATCAGAGCAATTCCAAATTCTAATTCCAATTCTTATTTTACAGGCCTTAGTTTTGGGACCTAAATATTAGGTAGACAAATGTTGAGCAAAGTCTGGAATGGtgcagcaaccattttcctggattttgtctgtTTTGATACAGAATGACCCATTTAGGTTCTATGCAACATATTTCTGTCATTAACCGCTACTTCAACAATGTTACCTCAGGAGCATTTAAGGAATAGGGGTGTAAGTGATCTTCACAGGATCAAGCACTGCAGTATTAACTAA
Above is a genomic segment from Alosa alosa isolate M-15738 ecotype Scorff River chromosome 19, AALO_Geno_1.1, whole genome shotgun sequence containing:
- the LOC125312397 gene encoding enhancer of rudimentary homolog, with the translated sequence MSHTILLVQPTKRPEGRTYADYESVNECMEGVCKMYEEHLKRMNPNSPSITYDISQLFDFIDDLADLSCLVYRADTQTYQPYNKDWIKEKIYVLLRRQAQQAGK